AATTGTGCGGGCGTGGCGGAATTGGCAGACGCGCTAGCTTCAGGTGCTAGTGGGAGTTTCTCCCGTGAAGGTTCAAGTCCTTTCGCCCGCACCAATTTCTTTTCTTCCCAACGCTATTTCTTTAATCCAATGCTTCTGAATATTTCATTAACATGGTCCGTCAGCTTGGGGGGACTCATACTCTTTTAGTAAATCTTTCCTGGTCAGTCGTTGGATTTATGCACGAATGTTTTCTCTTCTTTAGATTTTTCCTGTAGTTCGCTTGTCACCTAGAACTTAGTCGACTTTTGGAGTAAGTTCTAGGTGAGCCTGCATACAGTCAGCCTTTCGCATGGACATCGAAAAAAGGAATCGTATGAAATAGCATCGCTAATGTTAGCCAAAAACTTTTTTAAGAAAGTCTTTGTGCGCGAGGACGTGCCTCACTTTTTTTATGACGACAACAGTATCTTTCACTGCAACTTGATTGATTTTTTGCTAAGGCGAGTGGAGTTGTTCTAGCCTCTTGTTTTTTGACCTGTCTGCTAGTTTCCAATAATGCATCTCTCTAGTGAAACAGCCAGGGGAGGAGTGGACATTAGGCTATGATTCTGTTTTGCACGTCACCACAGGCTCGGCTTGATTCATCGACAGCTACTCGCAGCTGCTCTGCAACCATTCTCGCATTTTTGACATAACGAAACACATGCCTGTTGCCGTCATTGTTGGTGATGATTAGTCGACCGCCAGTGAGAGGGGAGTCGGAAGCACTGGTGCTTTTCATGCGGCGCAGGTCAAAATTGTTCTCACGCTTGTTGATTATCCTGTGGCAGTAGGTTAGTGTATCCTTGCCGTCGAAACGATAGGATGTATTGGCGATTGATATTGCCAGCGCCAACACCGGCCCCGCGCCAAAATCCAGCTCCGCAGTGCCATCCCAATTAGCGCCTTCCAATCCTTATAAATCACCATGGTTGCGGTCCTTACTTTTCAGAATTTTTAAAAAGTATAATTTTTACTGCGAAGTTGATTGACTCATTAAAAGGGACTATTCAATTATTGGATTTCGTTTCTTATGTATTCTGGAGTCAGAAATCTCTTTTCAAAAGCTGAATCGCCAATGTGTTAAGGCATTACTGTGTGAGTGAGTGTGTGTTGCTAATGCTTCGTTATTTTTAAATTGTTAACCAAAGAAGAAATTCATCACTTTTGCAAGGTGCAGGCCAATACCACCAGCAGCGTCTATTGAGCTATTGGCTATGTAGCAAACTTTTTTGACCTTCCCTATAAAATCGACAGTGTCCTTATTTTGGTTTGCTTCTTCTAGCTCTTATACAGCAGATTCAATCTGTTCTTTAGTTATTTTTCTAACCTTCGCAGTTTTTGCTTGTGAGCCAATCGATAATGTCTGGCAACTGGCCCACGAGATGGAGCGCGGGTGCAAGGCGTCGGGCGTGAAGCGCATCCGCATACACGACATACGCCACAGCCACGTGAGCCTGCTGATTGAAATGGGCTTCTCCGCGCTGGCCATCGCCGAGCGCATGGGCCACGAGGCGGTGGACATCACCTACCGCTATGCGCACCTGTTCCCCACGAAGCAGGACGATATGACCGCCGCGCTCGATGGGGTGGGGGATAAGCAGGATCCGCGTGAGAGTAGCGTCCGCAAGCTCATCAAGACGATGGAGTTTCGCTACACTCCTGAGAAGCATAAGTTCATATGAGACATGGCAGCTTGGAGCGGCATGAGCAGGCAGGATTACTCATCGCCAAGCTCTCCGATACCCAGGTCGAGGTGAAGCCCTCAGTAAGCGTGCAGAAGGCGCTGAAGGGCTCAATGGCTGAGTTGACTAAGGAAGTGCACCTGGCGGCATTCTACGGCGAGCTGAGCGAGTCCCTGCAACAGAGAAGCGAGCACGTGATGAGGTTCTTCCTGGCGCTCGGCGAGCCTGTTGACGCGCCGACGGCAGAGCTGTTGCAAGAAGAACCGTTTCCGACGGCATCGACAACGATCGACAACGATGTCGATGCCGACGACGCAAACATCTTTGGAATGGGGCGCGGTTAGCGCCTAAAGCCCAAGCTCGGCAATCAGCTTCTTCATGATGAGGGCCCATTCGAGCTGCTCTGATATGAATTTCGGCCAGGCGGCCTCGTTGTTCTTGATCTTGCAGCCGTCTTTGTAGAAGCGAAGCCCTGACGCCTTCTTGGCGTCAAAGGGTGTGGCCATAAGGCCAAGGCGTTCTTCAAACAAATCGGTGTTGTCGATGGCCTTGTGGCCGATTTCCTTGTCGTCGGGCGCGTAGAACTCGATGCCGATTCTGCCGTGTTGCGTGTCTATAAGCAGCGCGATATGGTAGGCGGACGTACCGCAACGCAACGTGGTCCAATGGTCTTTCGAAGGCTTCTGCGGGTTGAACGCCTTCAAAAACTCAGGCGTCGCCTGGGCCACCTCACGATATTTGGTCCAGTACGATAGCTTGACGCGCTCGGTCTCGGAGAGGCCCTCGCTGAGCTTGATGGCCTTCGTCCACTCGTTAGGCTGCTCGACTACGTTGAAACGCGGAGCGGGCAAGGAGCCTCCAATGGACCACAGCTCTATCTCCACTAGGAAGAACCCGAAATCGCTATCGGTGTGCTGGTTGAGCCACTCGATGGCCTGACGGTGCTCGTCGCGTGCGCGAGCCACCACCCACACGACAACCTCGGCGCCCTTGCCGGCGGCGTAAGTGATAACTTTGCCTAGGTGGTCGTGGTTGGTGTCCTCGAGCTGGTTCTCAATGACCACCTTGCGTCCGGTGCCGGCTTCCTGCGCATAGATGTCGACGTTGAACGAGCCTACCGACGACTCGGTCTCTATAAGTTCGAGTTCAATGCCGACTGCAGCGCTCAATATGGCAAGATTTGGCTCTTCAGAGAGCCACTTTGTGAAGTCGAGTGCCTCGTGCGGCCACACGTCACGCAGCTCGACCTTCTTGAGCTTGTCGAGGTTGTATTTCATCGTCCTCCTATCGATAGCTATAGTCTACGAACGTTGTTTTCCAAGAGGCTAACCGACAACCTGCCTTCTATAAGCAGCTTATGGATAAGGTTCTTGCCGTGGTCTTTATTGTACAGCGTGAGGCCGTAGGCCGTAAGCAGGCGAATCACCTTTTCCATCATTTCTTTTCTGGCGCAATTTTCATCCTGCATGCAGCCGCTCGGTAGCTTATGGGGCCTGAAATAAAAAACGAGGCGCGTATCCCCCTCATACAGCTTTACGGAGTCGAATATAGCTTGGAAGTATGAGTAGTCTGCTTCACTGAGGGAGTGACCGTAGAATTTGATCATCTTGGTTCCGTCAGCCATGGGAACGCCGGATGTTGGAACATGAACGAGTTTTTCAACATCCGGGAGATCGAGTGCCATGAGTCTGTAGGTTTTGGTGAATGGAAGAGCCATGGGGTTGTCCATCCTATCCGTTCCATCGATTCCGAAGACAATCTCTCCACCAAGCCTTCCGTGGATATTGACGTACTCCGTATCATGTTCGTCGGAACGAAATTGGTTGATAGCTCTTGTGTAGTTGAAGCTGAGGATGCTTTCCTCCACGTCGTATTTATCTTTTGAAGGCCTTTGGTTAAGGATGATTTCCGACATCAATTCGCCGACCTTTTCCTTGTAACCCTTCGAGGTCTCGACTTCATCCCAAAGATATCTATCGAAGTCTGATTCCAGCTTGGCCAGGTCCTCACGTGTTATCTGAAGCAGGTTCTCTGAGTTCCAGGGCCCATGGTGCTGATAGCGTTTTTCTAAAAACAGGGCTACAGAATCTTCCACTTTGTCGGTGTCGTAGAATCCTGTTGGATTTGCCAATTTATGTAGGGTTTTTTCGAACTTCGACTTTGACCTTTTACCTTCTTTATTTTTTGGAGCAATCCAATCGGCTATAGCCCCCTCTATATCGCACCAATTCGAATCCTTCATAGACGAGAGAACTTTATCCCAAATGGTTTCAGTGAAAACCAGGTTGCCCAGACCCTGCCCTTTGACGGGTTTTTTGAAAGCGGCAGCTCGGGCTTTAAAAAAGCTCGAGAAACCCGACGCTAGCCCGCATTCTAGGTCAAAGCCGTTACCGATAACAACGAGCTGGTGCCAGCCAGGCTTGAAAGTGAGGGGCTCATATTTTATGGGCTCGTAGTCAGAGAGTACGGGCTTGATATTGGCTAGAAAGTTATCGGATTTGATTCCTTTAAGTGCGTTTTGCGCCGAGGCGGGAAAGTTGGGAATATCATTGCTCAAAAGAGATCACCCTTTCTGGCCTGCAGGAGTTTTCAAGGTTTGATATCTCCAATCGCGTACTGCGTGCTCGAGCGGGCCGCTTTCCCTCGATATGGCGACATCCCAATGCTCGCAGTTGAGCAGAAGGAGTCGGTTCATGTACGCGGTGCCCGAAAATTCGAGTCTCGTAAACGGCGGTAAGAGAGGTCTATCAGAAAAAACTGCAGCATACTTACTGTTCAACGGCATATACGCGAGATGGAAATCATACGAGTCGTCCTCGGGCCCGATGATGAACATGGGCATCGACGCCGTAACGAACCCTGAGCCGACGGATGCCCTAATGATGGAGAAGCTCTTCTCAAATAAAGCCTTCCGAATACGGTTAACTGGCACATTGTCATCGTTGGAGAAGAGCATGGTTGCGGCGGCGGCAAGCTCGACTACCGCTTGGGAATCCCCGCGCCAACCCGACCAATCGAGCAATCCGAACTCATAGGGTGTCAGATGAACGTTTTTGAGCAGCTCTTCGGCAGCCTCGCGTGACCATTTTTTGTCGGTACGCATGCTGACAGGATGGCGGACGATGATGTTTGCCGCCAGCTCGCAAACGACGGCTTTTCCATCAGAATACCCTTCGCCTTCGGGCTGCCCTTCTTTCTGGCGTTCCAAAAAGCGATCGTAAAGCGGTGCAATGCGGCTTTCGAACTCGGATAGCTTAACCTCGATGAGGTTCTGCGCATAGAATCTGTCTGTCGCATCGCCTGCCGCATCAGCATGCACGACTTCATAAAGATCGCGCATGCTGCAAAGATTCTCGCAATTCGTGCGGAAGAAGGAGTCCTTCTGCCTGCTGTAGGCATGCAGCTGCCCGGAAGAATCCGCAAAATGGCGCAGGTAGAACCGCGGCACCCAGTGCTGCTTTCGCGTCATCTTTCCGGGCAGCTTCGACATCCTAAGCCTTCACCGCCTCGTATTGATACGACATGCGCACGTTGTAGTGGAAGTCATCTCCAAGCTCCAGCGCCTCGAAGTGCTTCTTGGCGCAGCCGATCTTGATCTTCTCCGCGTCGCGCAGGGCAGGTTCGCCGTTCTTGCCGCCCTTGGTCTCGGTCACGAAGTACACGCGGCGCTCGCCGTCGGCCTCCTCGACATACGCCCAGTCGGGGTTGTAGCTGCCGAGCGGCGTGTCGATCTTGAACGACGAAGGGAGCTTCGCGAACACGAGCACCTCCTCCTGCTTGTCGAGTGCCTCGGCAAAGGAGCGCTCGACCCCCGCCGAATCGTAGACAACGTAGTTGTACAGGCTCTTGCCCGTCACATCCGGCTTCCACGCGTTCTGCCCGAGGTAGGCGGTATAGTCGTCGAGCTCGAGGTCGCGCATGGTGTACCACTCGTCCTCGGGAAGGCGCACGTACTTGATGCCCTGGGCGATGAGGTCGTTCTTCACGCGGTTGATCTTGTCGCCGACCTGCGCGAGGAAGGTCGCGGGATCGATCTCGAACTCGTCGAAGCGGCTGCAGCCCTCGAGGATTGCCTTGATGGTGCCGCGGGTGAGCCCGACGGCGTCCTGAAGCTCTGCAATCGGGTCGGGAAGGTCGTATTTCACCTTTCCCGAAACGGACACCACGGAGGTACCCGTGCCCTCGGCGCTCACGCCCGCGTCGTCGATGCCCAGAGAGGCGCGCTCGCTCGTCACCTGGGGCGGGCGCACGGCGAGCATGCCGTCGACCGCCTCGATGGCGCGTTCGATGAGCTTGTCGGAGTCTACCTCGACCTGGAAGCGCGTGCGCTGGCGGATGCGGTCCCACAGGGCCTGGAACGCAGGGTCGAGCGTGACGTCCTTCTGCAGCTCGACAGAGACCTCCTTGGCCTTGTCGCGAATCTGTACCCTCTGGGACTTGTGAATGATGATCGCCTCGACCTGCTCCTTCGCTGGCTCGAGCTCGGCGGGAAGATCCACCTTGCCCTCCTCGGCCGCTGCCTTCAGCTCGGGAGTAACCGCGCCCTTGTCGTCGACCATGCCGGTCGCGACGAGGTGGTCGTAGACCTGCTTGGACTTCTCGTAGCCCAGGCGCTCCTCGACGCCATTAGCGCTCTTGACCGTAACCTTCGTGAAACTCTCCGGGGTGATGACGCCGAACTTGAAGTCATCCGCCTCGAGTTCCTTCTGAAGGCCGTTGGCGAAGTCGTCGTAGCTCTCGTTCGCGATGACGGTGAGCACGTTCGCCTCTGAGTCGTACAGGCGCTCGCCATCCTGATTCACGCACAGGCGCAGACCCCTACCGATCTTCTGGCGCTTGGTGAGGTTGTCCTTGGTCTCGACGAGCGTGCAGATCTGGAACACGTTGGGGTTGTCCCAGCCCTCCTTGAGCGCGGAGTGACTGAAGACGAAAGAGACGTCCTTGTCCACATCCTTGCCGTCCGGGAAGGAGATGAGCGTCTCCTTCTTCTGCATGATGAGCTCGAAGGCCCCAACGTCACCGGCAGTGCTGGCGGTTTCTTTGGAGTCCTTGAATTTGCCCTTATTGTCCTTGGCGAAATAACCTTGGTGCACGGCGTGGGGGTCGCGCACCAGCGGGGCGCCGACGGCCTCGTAGCACTCAAGCCACGTGCCACGGCCGACACCCGCTGCCTTAGCGATGCGAGGAGGTGCCTTCGAGCTCAGGGCATCTGCGTACTCCTCCTCGAACATCTGGGCGTACAGGCCGCCGTGGACCTCGGGCTCGTATACGCGGTAGCGGTCCACGCGGTCGATGAAGAAGAGCGAGAGCGCCTTCACGCCGCGCGGCCACAGTTCGAACTGGCGGGCTAGATGGTCCACGATGGTGCGACGGATCTGCGCGCGCTTGACGACCTCCTCGTTGACGTCCCCCAGCGCATCGCCCAGCTCGAGCACCTCACCGTTCTGGAACTCTATGAACTCTTCGCCGTCGGCGGCGCCGATGTTGTTGACGACCCAGCCGCTCTCGTAGTCGCTGTTCTCGCCGCTCTTCTGGTAGAGGTCGGCGCCGGTCTTCACCGTGACGGCCTTGCGCTTCTGCGTGCCGTCGGGCTGGCGCACGTCGATGGACACCTTGGCGGAGAACGGGTCAGCCTTTACGGACTCGAGCCTCACGTACGCGCCATTGAGGTTAGCCTCGGCCTTGATAGAGTCTACGCAGATGCCCTTCACCAGGTGGCGCTCGAAGGCGTCGACTGGCGTGAGGCGGTAGATCATGTTGTAGGCCTGCTTGTGCGTGGCCGAGTAGCGCAGCACGAACAGCGGGTTCAGGCTCCTGATGGCGGCCTTGGCCTGCTTGGTGTTGTCGACGCTCTGGGGCTCGTCGATGATGACGACGGGCTTGCAGGCGCTCACGAGCTCGCGCGGGCTGAAGCCGCCGGCGAGCTTCTCGCTGGGACGGTGGAAGAGGTTGCCCTCCTTCGCGGTGCCGTCTTTTTCCAGTCCCTTGTTGAACGCGTCGATGTTGATGATCATGACCTGGATGGAACTCGACGTGGCGAAGTTCCCCACCGCCCCCATGTCCTTCGAGTCGTACACGAAGTAGTCGAGTGGCGTGTGGTCGTAGAGCGTCTCGAAGTGCCTGCGCGTGGTCTGGAAGCTCTTGAGCACGCCCTCGCGGATGGCAACGCTCGGCACGACGATGACGAACTTGGTGATGCCGTAGCGGCGGTTCAGCTCGTAGATGGAGCGGATGTACACGTAGGTCTTGCCGGTGCCCGTCTCCATCTCGACGGTGAAGTCTCGCAGGCGTCCGTCGGTGAGGACGTCGGTTGCCGGGAGGCAGCCATCCTCCTGCACGGAGTGTAGATTGTCGAGGAGCTGGCCGGGCGCCACGCGGAGCTCGTTGCCGTGGCCAACGGTGTCGAACAGTTCCGCCTGTCCGCCAGGCAACACGCCGTCGCTGAATAGTTTGTCTTGGCCATAATCGGCATAGTTGACCATGAAGCTGCTGCTGGCGAACTGCTGCCCGCGGAACAGGTCACAGGTTGCCTCTATAGCCTCCAGCTGATGCTGTTGATTGGATGAAAATTTGAACTCGAGCGACGCCATGCTAGACCGTCCTCAGTTCAATCTCGCAGCCCATGCGCTCGCCGGCGTGCTTGAAGATCTGCAAGGCGTTGAGTTTGAGCGTGTCGTCGAGAACGGAGTCGAGGATGAGAACGCGCCTGGGCTCCATGTCGGCAATGGCCTCGAGAGCTTCGATGGTGAGGCCTCGGGACATGCAGCAGACGAGCTCGTCGCAAGCGACAGACCAGATGGGATAGCCGGCGGCTTCGGACTTCTCGACGGGCAGCGTGAGCTCTAGGCCCCACTTGAGCATCATCTCGAAGACGATGTCGAGCTCTGTGCGATCGGACTTCACCACATCGAGCATGAGCTGACCGGGATCAGGGCGCTCGATGCCTGAGTCATCGAGCACGAACACGCGGAAGCCAATGTCGGGCAGCTGTTTGGGCGCCTCACCAAGCTTAAGCTGACGGTTGGATTCCTCGAGCTCGTTCTTAATCTTGTTCCCTGCACGACGGATGCGTTCTTCGCCGATGTCACAGAGAGTTAGATAACCTGCCTTGTAAGCAAATGAGTCCTCATTGAGCACCTCGGGCAGCTGGACTGCGATTAGACGTCTATTTCCGGAATCCTCGTAATTAGCCTCGAACAGCGCTTGGCCAGTCGTGCAGGAGCCAGAGAAAAAATCAAGGACAATGCAGTCTTTGTTTGTAGCTAGCTCCATAAACCTACGAATCAAACCCACGGGTTTCGGGTTGTCGAAAACCGCAACGCCGTCAAATAGTTTCTTTACGAGCTGAGTGCCATTTGTGGTTGTCTCTACATCGTCCCACCAAGTTTTTGCGACCTTCCCGCGGTCAACCGCTTCCGTCAGAAACCTTTTTCTTTGTGGCCCACCCTCTCCAGTAGACCCAAATACGATACGCCCGTCTTTCTCTAACTCAAGGAAACGAGCATAATCATTCTTCCAGCTACGTCCTGGGTTCGGCGTATATATAACGCCGGTATTAGGATTAGTAATCTCATATTGTTGATTAGGTCGCCATCCTCCGACCTGGAAGGGGTCTGCTTTCCAGGGGCCACGTGGGTCGTTATCTGGGTTGGAAAAGCCCTCTCCATCGTCACGGAGCCTAAAATCGGATCTATTCCTGACAAAGTAGTCCATGTTCTTGAAATAAATGAAGTTATAGGTATGCGAAACGGAAATTAGTGCAGTATTTGTTACCGACTTGGTTGAATTCCAAATAACATCACCGCAGAAATTTTTTTCTCCAAATATTTCGTCAAGAAGAGACTTTAAGTTAGAGCACTCGGCATCACTAATGCTGATAATAATGACGCCGTCATCGCTCAATAGCTCGCGAGCCAGCCTCAGTCTGGGATACATCATGGAGCACCAGTCGCTGTGGTAGCGACCGCTCGTATCGGCGTTGGACTGGACAGCAAGACCGGCCTGTTCTTTGTAGTTTTCAATCGTGTCGCCGAATTTGTCCTTATAAACAAAATCATGACCCGTGTTGTAGGGTGGGTCGATGTAAATCATCTTGACCTTACCGTGGTAGCCGCGCTGCAGGAGCTTCAGCACCTCAAGGTTGTCTCCCTCGATGTAGATGTTGTCCGAATCGAAGTGGCCATCCTCGCCGTCGTGGCTACGGCTCTTCTCCACGCAAGGACGAAGCGTCGCCGTGCTGACGGTCTGCGACTGGCGGATGGCATCGGCCTTGCCGGGCCACGTGAACGCGTAGCGCTCCTGACCTTTCTCGACCTCGTCGCCAAGCAGTAGGCGCAGCTTGTCGAAGTCTATGCAGTGAGAGTCGCTGCCATTAACTCTCTCTCTCTCTCTCTCCAAGGCCGCGCTCGGTCACGATCTCGGGAAACAGCCGCTTCAGCTGCTCGATGCGGTCAGTGACCAGGTCCTCGGACGCTAGGTCCATCTTCTCGATGTCAGCCATTACAGATCTCCTTTATCTCATCGGCGACCGCCCTCAGGCGTCGCTCCTCTTCCTTCATTTCCATCCTCAGCTTCGCGGACTCGTTGAGCGTTATATCCTTCGACCGTCGCTGTTCCTTCATCCGCTTGACGGAGGCTCCCAGCTCATCGTAGCGCGACGTGAGGGCGATCAGTTTTTCCCGGTCTCGAGCAGGGCATGCAGGGTAGAACCCCAGGCCGCCGATCGCGCGGGACAGCGCTACGGCGCGCGCCATGTCGAGCAGGTACTCCCAGAGATCGCCCTGCGAGAGCCGCTCGAACGCCAGCACGCCTAGGAAGTCCGCGTATTCCGGGCTGTACGGGTCGAACGCGCCTGTCGCCTCGATCCGATCGACGACCGTCGCGCCCTGCTCGGCCTGGCTCTTTCGCGTAAGGGCGACCGACACGCACGCGCAGCCGCCCGCCTCGACCAGGAGCGCCGTCGGGTTCGGGAAGCACTTGTGCACGAGCTCCGCCACCTCCGCAACAGCCATGGTCCCGGCTGCCATCTCGCAGCGAAGGAAGACGACGCTCTGCACGTTGTGATCGTCGTCCTCGTACGGCGGGATGCGCGTCGTGGACTTCTGGACCGTGGCGAAATGCTCGAGGCGCGCAACCTTGTCAAGCCTCTTCTGCTCGGTCTTGGTGAGCATCGCCTGCTTGACGAGCACCGTCTTGGGGATGCGGCGGCATCCCGCGAGCGCCGCTTCGGGCAGGCGCAGGATCCCGTTCCAGTCGACGCCGCTCATCGCAGCACCGCGAAACATACCAGCGAGTAGTCGTTGAAGCCCATGACGGTGCCGCTGCCGACCTCGCCCAGGCTGAACAGGCTCTCGATCCCCTTGTCCTGCTGCGTCCCGGTGATGGCCGCCACGACGTCGTCGAGCAGGTCGGTGTAGGCGTCCATCCTCGTCCCGTCGCGGGTCTCGCGGTTGAACTCGCGGCACAGCTCGGCGATGGGCTCTGGGCTCCCCGAGCA
This portion of the Phoenicibacter congonensis genome encodes:
- a CDS encoding DUF4268 domain-containing protein; the protein is MKYNLDKLKKVELRDVWPHEALDFTKWLSEEPNLAILSAAVGIELELIETESSVGSFNVDIYAQEAGTGRKVVIENQLEDTNHDHLGKVITYAAGKGAEVVVWVVARARDEHRQAIEWLNQHTDSDFGFFLVEIELWSIGGSLPAPRFNVVEQPNEWTKAIKLSEGLSETERVKLSYWTKYREVAQATPEFLKAFNPQKPSKDHWTTLRCGTSAYHIALLIDTQHGRIGIEFYAPDDKEIGHKAIDNTDLFEERLGLMATPFDAKKASGLRFYKDGCKIKNNEAAWPKFISEQLEWALIMKKLIAELGL
- a CDS encoding AbiH family protein produces the protein MSNDIPNFPASAQNALKGIKSDNFLANIKPVLSDYEPIKYEPLTFKPGWHQLVVIGNGFDLECGLASGFSSFFKARAAAFKKPVKGQGLGNLVFTETIWDKVLSSMKDSNWCDIEGAIADWIAPKNKEGKRSKSKFEKTLHKLANPTGFYDTDKVEDSVALFLEKRYQHHGPWNSENLLQITREDLAKLESDFDRYLWDEVETSKGYKEKVGELMSEIILNQRPSKDKYDVEESILSFNYTRAINQFRSDEHDTEYVNIHGRLGGEIVFGIDGTDRMDNPMALPFTKTYRLMALDLPDVEKLVHVPTSGVPMADGTKMIKFYGHSLSEADYSYFQAIFDSVKLYEGDTRLVFYFRPHKLPSGCMQDENCARKEMMEKVIRLLTAYGLTLYNKDHGKNLIHKLLIEGRLSVSLLENNVRRL
- a CDS encoding DUF4238 domain-containing protein, which codes for MSKLPGKMTRKQHWVPRFYLRHFADSSGQLHAYSRQKDSFFRTNCENLCSMRDLYEVVHADAAGDATDRFYAQNLIEVKLSEFESRIAPLYDRFLERQKEGQPEGEGYSDGKAVVCELAANIIVRHPVSMRTDKKWSREAAEELLKNVHLTPYEFGLLDWSGWRGDSQAVVELAAAATMLFSNDDNVPVNRIRKALFEKSFSIIRASVGSGFVTASMPMFIIGPEDDSYDFHLAYMPLNSKYAAVFSDRPLLPPFTRLEFSGTAYMNRLLLLNCEHWDVAISRESGPLEHAVRDWRYQTLKTPAGQKG
- a CDS encoding type III restriction-modification system endonuclease translates to MASLEFKFSSNQQHQLEAIEATCDLFRGQQFASSSFMVNYADYGQDKLFSDGVLPGGQAELFDTVGHGNELRVAPGQLLDNLHSVQEDGCLPATDVLTDGRLRDFTVEMETGTGKTYVYIRSIYELNRRYGITKFVIVVPSVAIREGVLKSFQTTRRHFETLYDHTPLDYFVYDSKDMGAVGNFATSSSIQVMIINIDAFNKGLEKDGTAKEGNLFHRPSEKLAGGFSPRELVSACKPVVIIDEPQSVDNTKQAKAAIRSLNPLFVLRYSATHKQAYNMIYRLTPVDAFERHLVKGICVDSIKAEANLNGAYVRLESVKADPFSAKVSIDVRQPDGTQKRKAVTVKTGADLYQKSGENSDYESGWVVNNIGAADGEEFIEFQNGEVLELGDALGDVNEEVVKRAQIRRTIVDHLARQFELWPRGVKALSLFFIDRVDRYRVYEPEVHGGLYAQMFEEEYADALSSKAPPRIAKAAGVGRGTWLECYEAVGAPLVRDPHAVHQGYFAKDNKGKFKDSKETASTAGDVGAFELIMQKKETLISFPDGKDVDKDVSFVFSHSALKEGWDNPNVFQICTLVETKDNLTKRQKIGRGLRLCVNQDGERLYDSEANVLTVIANESYDDFANGLQKELEADDFKFGVITPESFTKVTVKSANGVEERLGYEKSKQVYDHLVATGMVDDKGAVTPELKAAAEEGKVDLPAELEPAKEQVEAIIIHKSQRVQIRDKAKEVSVELQKDVTLDPAFQALWDRIRQRTRFQVEVDSDKLIERAIEAVDGMLAVRPPQVTSERASLGIDDAGVSAEGTGTSVVSVSGKVKYDLPDPIAELQDAVGLTRGTIKAILEGCSRFDEFEIDPATFLAQVGDKINRVKNDLIAQGIKYVRLPEDEWYTMRDLELDDYTAYLGQNAWKPDVTGKSLYNYVVYDSAGVERSFAEALDKQEEVLVFAKLPSSFKIDTPLGSYNPDWAYVEEADGERRVYFVTETKGGKNGEPALRDAEKIKIGCAKKHFEALELGDDFHYNVRMSYQYEAVKA
- a CDS encoding site-specific DNA-methyltransferase; its protein translation is MLKLLQRGYHGKVKMIYIDPPYNTGHDFVYKDKFGDTIENYKEQAGLAVQSNADTSGRYHSDWCSMMYPRLRLARELLSDDGVIIISISDAECSNLKSLLDEIFGEKNFCGDVIWNSTKSVTNTALISVSHTYNFIYFKNMDYFVRNRSDFRLRDDGEGFSNPDNDPRGPWKADPFQVGGWRPNQQYEITNPNTGVIYTPNPGRSWKNDYARFLELEKDGRIVFGSTGEGGPQRKRFLTEAVDRGKVAKTWWDDVETTTNGTQLVKKLFDGVAVFDNPKPVGLIRRFMELATNKDCIVLDFFSGSCTTGQALFEANYEDSGNRRLIAVQLPEVLNEDSFAYKAGYLTLCDIGEERIRRAGNKIKNELEESNRQLKLGEAPKQLPDIGFRVFVLDDSGIERPDPGQLMLDVVKSDRTELDIVFEMMLKWGLELTLPVEKSEAAGYPIWSVACDELVCCMSRGLTIEALEAIADMEPRRVLILDSVLDDTLKLNALQIFKHAGERMGCEIELRTV
- a CDS encoding DUF4391 domain-containing protein translates to MSGVDWNGILRLPEAALAGCRRIPKTVLVKQAMLTKTEQKRLDKVARLEHFATVQKSTTRIPPYEDDDHNVQSVVFLRCEMAAGTMAVAEVAELVHKCFPNPTALLVEAGGCACVSVALTRKSQAEQGATVVDRIEATGAFDPYSPEYADFLGVLAFERLSQGDLWEYLLDMARAVALSRAIGGLGFYPACPARDREKLIALTSRYDELGASVKRMKEQRRSKDITLNESAKLRMEMKEEERRLRAVADEIKEICNG